The following are encoded in a window of Roseimaritima ulvae genomic DNA:
- the recG gene encoding ATP-dependent DNA helicase RecG, with translation MQDSALSSSDAAAKIHLASDLQFLSGVGPDRAKLLAKLGLRAAGDALFFFPRSYEFPSAQTRLIHLREGVPASVVGTITEIESRTSANGRTTLGILVENEDGAFRVVFYNQPFRREQLGRGMRVLVSGTPKLAGLRMQFSHPRITPLALDEAPPPGDILPMYSLTEGLKQPQLRRIIGPIADALADRVQEVLPDSLREDAGERLQMPLPAIADALRQVHTPTDKDELHAARTRLAFQELLVMQLALALRRRRLTTDLTAPPMMPTAQIDARIRNRFPFELTGDQQQTIAEVGRDMGRQFPMNRLVQGDVGSGKTVIAQYAMLLAVAHGYQAIMMAPTEILARQHYATLTKAMARSRVKVGLLTGSLSGAERQQLTAAAESGELNVIVGTQALLYGNVAAAKLGLVVIDEQHKFGVGQRARLRSGGLDPHYLVLSATPIPRTMAMTMFGDLDVSTLRDKPPGRKPVHTYLARDGWRDRWWKFVRERLDEGRQVFVVTPRVSERVADAEETETEETGPEEANAAEAAEVADGMETIAGENVSAAEGVFEELQAGPLADYRLGLLHGRMSAQEKEAVMQRFAQGRTQVLVTTTVIEVGIDIANATVMTILGAEHFGLAQLHQLRGRVSRGRVPGHVCVFTDAEGSPEENERLQVFADTADGFELAEADFRLRGPGDLMGTRQSGMPPLRIADMQRDQQVLMVARQLAQEVIDADSDLSDEAFAALKKQVLRRYGKVLELGDVA, from the coding sequence ATGCAAGACTCAGCTCTTTCCTCGTCGGACGCAGCGGCCAAGATTCACTTGGCCAGCGACCTGCAATTCCTCTCCGGAGTGGGACCGGATCGCGCCAAGTTGCTGGCCAAGCTGGGCTTGCGAGCCGCCGGCGATGCTTTGTTCTTCTTTCCTCGCAGCTACGAGTTTCCTTCCGCCCAGACCCGCCTGATCCACCTCCGCGAAGGCGTGCCGGCATCGGTCGTGGGCACGATTACCGAAATCGAATCCCGCACCAGTGCCAACGGCCGGACGACGCTTGGGATTCTGGTGGAGAACGAAGACGGCGCGTTTCGCGTGGTGTTTTACAACCAGCCGTTTCGTCGCGAACAATTGGGCCGAGGCATGCGGGTGCTGGTGTCGGGCACGCCCAAACTGGCCGGCCTGCGAATGCAGTTTTCCCATCCGCGGATCACCCCTTTGGCGCTCGACGAAGCCCCGCCGCCGGGCGATATCTTGCCGATGTATTCGCTGACGGAAGGTCTCAAGCAACCGCAACTTCGCCGCATCATTGGACCGATCGCCGACGCGCTGGCCGATCGCGTGCAGGAAGTGCTGCCGGATTCGCTGCGTGAGGATGCCGGAGAGCGTTTGCAAATGCCGCTGCCCGCGATCGCCGACGCCCTGCGGCAAGTCCACACGCCGACCGACAAAGACGAATTGCACGCGGCGCGGACGCGGTTGGCGTTCCAGGAATTGTTGGTCATGCAGCTGGCGCTGGCTCTGCGGCGGCGGCGCTTGACCACCGACCTGACGGCCCCGCCGATGATGCCCACGGCTCAGATCGATGCTCGCATCCGCAACCGATTCCCCTTCGAGCTGACCGGCGACCAACAGCAGACGATCGCCGAAGTGGGACGCGATATGGGCCGGCAGTTCCCCATGAACCGGTTGGTCCAAGGCGATGTGGGCAGCGGCAAAACCGTGATCGCCCAGTACGCCATGCTGTTGGCCGTCGCCCATGGTTATCAAGCCATCATGATGGCGCCCACCGAAATCCTGGCGCGACAACACTACGCCACGTTGACCAAAGCGATGGCGCGTAGCCGAGTGAAGGTGGGGCTGCTGACCGGTTCACTGAGCGGGGCGGAACGGCAGCAGTTGACCGCGGCGGCCGAATCGGGCGAATTAAATGTGATCGTCGGCACGCAGGCGCTGTTGTACGGCAACGTGGCGGCCGCCAAGTTGGGATTGGTGGTCATCGATGAGCAACACAAGTTCGGCGTCGGCCAACGCGCCCGGCTCCGCAGCGGTGGGCTCGATCCGCATTACTTGGTGCTGTCCGCTACCCCGATTCCCCGCACCATGGCGATGACCATGTTTGGCGATCTGGACGTCAGCACGCTGCGCGACAAACCGCCGGGCCGCAAACCCGTGCATACCTATCTGGCACGCGACGGTTGGCGCGATCGCTGGTGGAAGTTCGTTCGCGAGCGACTGGACGAAGGCCGCCAAGTGTTCGTAGTCACGCCCCGCGTCAGCGAGCGGGTCGCCGATGCCGAGGAAACGGAGACAGAGGAAACAGGTCCAGAGGAAGCAAACGCCGCCGAGGCGGCGGAGGTGGCCGATGGCATGGAAACGATCGCCGGCGAAAATGTGTCGGCGGCCGAGGGCGTGTTTGAAGAGCTGCAAGCCGGACCGCTGGCCGATTATCGTTTGGGGCTGCTGCACGGGCGGATGAGTGCCCAAGAAAAAGAAGCCGTGATGCAACGTTTTGCACAAGGCCGCACGCAGGTGTTGGTCACGACCACGGTGATCGAAGTGGGCATCGATATCGCCAACGCCACGGTGATGACGATTCTGGGCGCCGAGCATTTTGGTCTGGCTCAACTGCATCAGCTCCGCGGCCGCGTCTCGCGGGGCCGGGTACCGGGGCACGTGTGTGTGTTTACCGATGCGGAGGGTTCGCCGGAAGAGAACGAACGGCTGCAGGTGTTTGCCGATACGGCTGATGGCTTCGAGTTGGCCGAGGCCGATTTTCGACTTCGCGGTCCCGGCGATCTGATGGGCACTCGGCAAAGCGGGATGCCGCCGCTGCGGATCGCCGACATGCAACGCGATCAGCAGGTCTTGATGGTCGCTCGCCAGTTGGCTCAGGAGGTGATCGACGCCGACAGTGACCTTTCGGACGAAGCCTTCGCCGCCCTCAAGAAGCAGGTGCTCCGAAGGTACGGTAAGGTCTTGGAGCTGGGCGACGTAGCCTGA
- a CDS encoding flavoprotein, translating to MAKLVIGVGAGIAAFKSATLVSRLVQAGHQVRVVMTPASQQFIGASTLSALSGAPVACEGFEPARYPLGPHIEIIEDAELLIVAPATADLLGKFAHGIADTLLTTMWLQANCPTLLAPAMSNHMWDKPAVQRNVAQLRDDGVQFVGPEEGWLSCRKRGAGRMSEPETIQAAAEALLAGAP from the coding sequence GTGGCCAAACTGGTCATCGGCGTGGGCGCTGGCATCGCCGCTTTTAAATCGGCGACCCTGGTTAGCCGGCTTGTTCAAGCCGGACACCAGGTCCGCGTGGTGATGACACCCGCATCGCAACAGTTCATCGGCGCCTCGACCCTCTCGGCGCTCAGCGGAGCCCCGGTCGCCTGCGAAGGGTTCGAACCGGCTCGCTATCCGCTGGGACCGCATATCGAAATCATCGAAGACGCCGAATTGCTGATCGTCGCGCCGGCCACGGCCGACCTGCTGGGCAAATTCGCGCACGGCATCGCCGACACGCTGCTGACCACGATGTGGTTGCAAGCCAACTGCCCGACGTTGCTGGCGCCGGCGATGAGCAACCACATGTGGGACAAACCCGCCGTCCAACGCAACGTCGCCCAGCTCCGTGACGACGGCGTCCAGTTCGTCGGTCCCGAAGAAGGCTGGTTGAGCTGCCGCAAGCGGGGAGCCGGCCGGATGTCCGAACCCGAGACCATCCAAGCCGCCGCCGAAGCGCTGCTGGCAGGCGCACCGTAG
- a CDS encoding DNA-directed RNA polymerase subunit omega — MLEELKEEEIVKKVGGRFKLSTLIQKRMVQLNQGSRALVNVDTHDKMSIVLQEIMQDKIMLNMDNQVISLEEMAAESEGPDLESMDL; from the coding sequence ATGCTGGAAGAACTCAAAGAAGAAGAAATCGTCAAAAAAGTCGGCGGACGCTTCAAACTCAGCACGCTGATCCAAAAGCGGATGGTTCAGCTGAATCAGGGCAGCCGCGCCTTGGTGAACGTCGACACCCATGACAAAATGTCGATCGTGCTGCAGGAAATCATGCAGGACAAAATCATGCTGAACATGGACAACCAAGTCATCTCGCTGGAAGAAATGGCCGCCGAGAGCGAAGGTCCCGATCTCGAATCGATGGACCTCTAA
- the gmk gene encoding guanylate kinase, translating to MNSSPAGRLIIISGPSGAGKSTVLSQLLQNCPLPLQMSVSATTRAPRPGEIDGQDYFFLSHERFAELREAGEFLECKEVFGLGYWYGTLRDPVATGVNAGKWVILEIDVEGALDVMESDLNPITLFLHPGGMDELERRLRDRNTETDAQIAARLATAETEFQSISRYQYPIINDHVDRAVDEICSILLQYRDC from the coding sequence GTGAACAGTTCACCCGCCGGACGACTGATCATTATCTCCGGGCCCAGCGGCGCGGGAAAATCCACCGTCCTTAGCCAATTATTACAAAACTGCCCGTTGCCGCTGCAAATGAGCGTGTCGGCCACCACCCGTGCGCCCCGGCCGGGCGAAATCGACGGGCAGGACTACTTTTTCCTCTCCCACGAGCGTTTTGCCGAACTTCGCGAAGCCGGCGAATTCCTCGAATGCAAGGAAGTTTTTGGGCTAGGATATTGGTACGGCACGCTGCGTGATCCGGTTGCCACTGGTGTAAACGCCGGCAAATGGGTAATTTTGGAGATCGATGTCGAGGGAGCCCTCGATGTCATGGAGTCGGACCTGAACCCGATCACCCTGTTCCTTCACCCCGGCGGCATGGACGAATTGGAACGCCGACTGAGGGATCGAAACACTGAAACCGACGCTCAAATCGCGGCTCGACTAGCCACGGCCGAAACCGAATTCCAATCGATCTCGCGATACCAATACCCCATTATCAATGACCATGTCGATCGGGCGGTCGACGAAATCTGCTCCATTCTCCTCCAATACCGGGACTGCTAA
- a CDS encoding YicC/YloC family endoribonuclease codes for MPRSMTGQGQARQTGPLGLINVEIRTVNNRGLKLSTRLNEPLARLESRVEGFLRSRLHRGSVQCQARLQGPDQASRYHINQEVLGSYYRQIDQLHSELYAAAPIDLTRLAQLPGVISENDDAPADDAALWQWLQQVLDQAIDNLNEMRDHEGAAMSDTLKEDLATVDEHLQAIVPRVPVVIEAYRDRLQTKVESYLAEKGLEIAKVDILREVQLFADRSDISEEATRLQAHLRAFAQHLAAEGSNGRKLDFVIQEMFRETNTIGSKASDSEISAHVVEIKCALERMRELAQNIE; via the coding sequence ATGCCTCGCAGCATGACAGGCCAGGGCCAAGCCCGGCAAACCGGCCCGTTGGGCTTGATCAACGTCGAAATCCGCACGGTCAATAACCGTGGATTGAAGCTGAGCACGCGGCTGAACGAACCGCTGGCGAGATTGGAGTCGCGGGTCGAGGGCTTCCTCCGCAGCCGCTTGCATCGCGGTTCGGTGCAGTGTCAGGCTCGCCTTCAGGGCCCCGACCAAGCCAGCCGCTACCACATCAACCAGGAAGTCCTGGGCAGCTACTACCGGCAAATCGATCAGCTGCACAGCGAGCTGTACGCGGCCGCCCCGATCGACCTGACCCGACTGGCGCAGCTGCCCGGCGTGATCTCGGAGAACGACGACGCGCCGGCCGACGATGCCGCCCTCTGGCAGTGGCTTCAACAGGTGCTGGATCAAGCGATCGACAACCTGAACGAAATGCGAGACCACGAAGGGGCCGCGATGAGCGATACCCTGAAAGAGGACTTAGCGACAGTCGACGAGCATCTGCAGGCCATCGTGCCTCGGGTGCCGGTTGTCATCGAAGCCTACCGAGATCGCTTGCAGACCAAGGTCGAATCCTACCTGGCGGAAAAGGGCCTGGAGATCGCCAAGGTTGATATCCTTCGTGAAGTGCAACTGTTTGCCGACCGCAGCGACATCAGCGAAGAAGCCACCCGCCTGCAGGCCCACTTGCGGGCCTTCGCCCAGCATCTGGCGGCCGAGGGCTCCAATGGGCGAAAGCTGGACTTTGTCATCCAGGAAATGTTTCGCGAAACCAATACGATCGGCAGCAAAGCCTCCGACAGCGAAATCTCCGCCCACGTCGTTGAAATTAAATGCGCGCTCGAACGGATGCGCGAACTGGCCCAAAACATCGAGTAA
- the secG gene encoding preprotein translocase subunit SecG, producing the protein MTPLFGFIGMFLGWTMSLLSIFLILLVLVQRGRGGGLTGALGGPGGQSAFGSKAGDMFTKITSVAALLWIGLCALATASLGEKPLPADDFADDDVPGLISRDPSDETPLSFPSPTDAENPLDEDQMQALDGALNEAATDAAEEGAAEEEGN; encoded by the coding sequence ATGACGCCCCTGTTTGGTTTTATCGGCATGTTCCTGGGATGGACCATGTCGCTGCTGTCCATTTTCCTGATCCTGCTGGTCTTGGTCCAACGCGGCCGTGGCGGCGGCTTGACCGGAGCCCTGGGCGGTCCCGGCGGACAGAGCGCCTTCGGCAGCAAAGCCGGCGACATGTTCACCAAGATCACCAGCGTGGCGGCCCTGCTGTGGATCGGTCTGTGCGCCCTGGCTACCGCTTCGCTGGGCGAAAAGCCTCTGCCAGCAGACGACTTTGCCGATGATGACGTCCCCGGTTTGATCAGCCGCGACCCCAGCGATGAAACCCCGCTGTCCTTCCCGTCGCCCACCGATGCTGAAAACCCGCTCGACGAAGACCAGATGCAAGCTCTGGATGGTGCCCTCAACGAAGCCGCCACGGACGCTGCGGAAGAAGGCGCCGCGGAAGAAGAAGGCAACTAA